One part of the Clostridium thermosuccinogenes genome encodes these proteins:
- a CDS encoding tyrosine-type recombinase/integrase, translating to MRDNKELTESKLYLDEFTAYLMSIDKSDSTIKTYIEHIQVFAKWFEETNGIDFNPSIVTEIDIRDMRSYLQGTRHLKETTINLRLASLKSYFEFLEGEKYIKNNPVKAIKKIKMQSPAAPKSLDEQTYRALRRHIYRCGNKSHIAMYEIFTRCGVRNFELINIRLTDFDISDRKGTLKVVGKLNKVRYIPLHKDVRDAINNWMEIRRNIKTEHDNLFISERKTPYTRSGIWKIFKKYCEQIGISDVTIHSFRHYFCRTLLKNGVDISVVAQLAGHASGYVTAQVYTIPRQEELEKAIETLV from the coding sequence ATGAGAGATAATAAGGAATTAACTGAAAGCAAACTGTATCTTGATGAATTTACTGCTTATCTAATGAGCATAGACAAGTCTGATTCTACAATCAAAACTTATATTGAACACATACAGGTATTTGCCAAATGGTTTGAAGAAACCAATGGTATAGACTTTAACCCTTCTATAGTGACTGAAATTGATATCAGGGATATGCGTTCATATCTGCAAGGGACAAGACATTTGAAGGAAACAACTATTAATTTAAGATTGGCCAGCCTGAAGAGTTACTTTGAATTTTTAGAGGGAGAGAAATATATAAAAAATAATCCTGTCAAAGCAATTAAAAAAATAAAGATGCAATCGCCTGCTGCACCTAAGTCTTTGGACGAACAGACTTACCGTGCTCTTCGTCGTCATATATACCGCTGTGGCAATAAATCCCATATTGCCATGTATGAGATTTTTACCAGGTGCGGAGTTAGAAATTTCGAACTTATAAATATCCGCTTAACCGATTTTGATATAAGCGATAGAAAGGGAACATTAAAAGTTGTTGGCAAATTAAATAAAGTACGCTATATACCTCTGCATAAAGACGTTCGGGATGCAATTAACAACTGGATGGAAATACGAAGGAATATTAAAACAGAACATGATAACCTGTTTATTTCTGAGCGCAAGACTCCTTACACCAGGTCAGGAATCTGGAAGATTTTTAAAAAGTACTGTGAGCAAATCGGAATATCTGATGTAACTATCCATTCCTTCAGACACTATTTTTGCAGAACCTTACTAAAAAACGGGGTTGATATTTCTGTAGTTGCTCAACTTGCGGGTCACGCATCTGGATATGTAACTGCCCAGGTTTACACTATCCCCCGACAGGAAGAATTGGAGAAAGCAATAGAAACATTAGTTTAA